The window AGGCTTTGCGGCCACCCACTCATCAAGACCCATGAGAATCAAGCCCACTGCCCTGCTGCTCCTGAGCATCGTCCTGTTTTCCGGCGTCAGCGCCGCTGCCGGCAAGACCGTCTACGGTCTGAACGAATACGCCCGCATCGACGATCTGAGCCTGGAGCTGGCCGCCAAGCTCGACACCGGCGCCAAGACCGCCTCGCTCAGCGCCCGCGACATCAAGCGCTTCAAGCGCGACGGCGAGACCTGGGTACGCTTCTACCTGGCCACCGACACCGCCGACAGCCAGCCGATCGAAAAGCCCCTGGCCCGCATCAGCAAGATCAAGCGCCGTCATGGCGACTACGACCCTGACGAAGGCAAGGACTATACCGCCCGCCCGGTGATCGAGCTGGACGTCTGCATGGGCAAGGTCCGACGCACCATCGAAGTGAACCTTACCGACCGCAGCGCCTTCCAATACCCGCTTCTGATCGGCTCCGACGCGCTCAAGCGCTTCGGCGCCCTGGTCGACCCGAGCCTGAAATACGCTGCCGGCAAGCCCGGCTGCCAACCCGTAGCGAAACCTGCCGAGTAATCCCATGCGCTCTCTTACCCTGCATCTGAAGGTCCTGATCGCCATCCTGCTGACGCTGGGCGTCGCGATCACCGCCTACCAGATCTTCATCCTCGGCATCCCGATGACCGAGGCCGAGACCGACGACTTGTGGAACATCGATGCCAAGGTCGAATTCGTCGCCACGCCGAAGACACCGGTGAAGGTGCAGATGTTCGTCCCGCCGCTGAGCCAGAACTACGTCAGCCTCAACGAGAGCTTCGTCTCCAACAACTACGGCGTGGGCATCAACCGCGCCGACGGCAACCGCAAGGTGACCTGGTCCTCGCGCCGCGCCAGCGGCCAGCAGACCCTCTACTATCGCCTGGTGCTGACCAAGCGCTACACCGGCGCCGCCGGCGAGAAGCCCAAGGAAAAAGGCCCGATCTTCCGTGACAGCCTGCCCCTGGAAGGCCCGGAGAAGATCGCCGCCGAAGCCCTGATCGCCCCCATCCGCCAGCATTCGGCGGACGTCGAGACCTTCGTCAGCGAAGCCATCAAGCGCGCCAACAACCTCAACGACGACAACGTCAAGCTGCTGCTGGCCGGCGACACCAGCCTGGAAAAACGCTCCCATGTGGTCGAGACCCTGCTGGCGGTGGCCCACGTGCCGCTGGAGCGCGTGCACACCATTCGCCTGGTGGCCAACCAGCCGCAGCAGCCCGAGCTCTGGCTACGCAGCTTCAACGGCAAGGAGTGGCTGTACTTCAACCCGGAAACCGGCGAGCGCGGCCTGCCCGCCGACCGCCTGATCTGGTGGCTGGGCGATGAAAGCCTGCTGTCCATCGAAGGCGGCAAGAAGGCCCAGGTCAACTTCAGCCTCAACAGCAGCGAGATGAACGCCATCCGCCTGGCCAAGCTGTCCGACGAGAACACCGACGCGGCCTTCCTCGAGTACTCGCTGTACGGCCTGCCACTGTCCACCCAGCAGACCTTCCAGATCATGATCATGATCCCGTTCGGCGTGCTGGTGATCCTGGTGCTGCGCAACCTGATCGGCATCCAGACCCTGGGTACCTTCACCCCCGTGCTGATCGCCCTCGCCTTCCGCGAAACCGGCCTGCAATGGGGTATCGGCCTGTTCACCGTGATCACCGCGCTGGGCCTGTCGCTGCGCTCCTATCTCGAACACCTGAAGTTGCAGATGCTGCCGCGCCTGTCGGTGGTGCTGACCTTCGTGGTGGTGATGATCGCCGCCATCAGCCTGCTCAGCCACAAGCTGGGCTTCGAGAGCGGCCTGTCGGTGGCCTTGTTCCCGATGGTGATCCTGACCATGAGCATCGAGCGCCTGTCGATCACTTGGGAAGAGCGCGGCGCCGCGCACGCCATGAAGGCCGCCATCGGCACCCTGGTCGCCGCTGCCCTGGCGCACATCCTGATGCGCATTCCGGAGCTGGTGTACTTCGTGTTCACCTTCCCGGCCGTGCTGCTGATCCTGGTGGCGTTCATGCTGGCGATGGGTCGCTACCGCGGGTACCGCCTGACCGAACTGTTCCGCTTCAAAGCCTTCCTCAAGGACTAAGCCATGTTCGGCCTGATCAAGCGATGGAAAGCCCTGAGCGCCCTCGGCATCATGGGTATCAACCGGCGCAACGCGGACTACGTGCTCAAGTACAACCAGCGGCACCTGTACCCGATCGTCGACGACAAGATCATCACCAAGCAGCGGGCGATCGAGGCGGGCATCCACGTACCGGAAATGTACGGGATCATCTCCACCGAGAAAGAGATCGAGCGCCTGCCGGAAATCATCGGTGACCGTAACGACTTCGTGATCAAGCCGGCGCAGGGCGCCGGCGGCGACGGCATCCTGGTGATCGCCGATCGCTTCGAGGGCCGCTACAAGACGGTCTCCGGGCGGATCATCAGCCACGAGGAAATCGAGCACCAGTTGTCGAGCATCCTTACCGGCCTGTACTCCCTGGGTGGCCACCGCGACCGCGCGCTGATCGAATACCGCGTCACTCCGGACCCGATCTTCAAGAGCATCAGCTACGAAGGCGTACCGGACATCCGCATCATCGTGCTGATGGGCTACCCGGTGATGGCGATGCTGCGCCTGCCGACCCGCCAGTCCAACGGCAAGGCCAACCTGCACCAGGGCGCCATCGGCGTGGGTGTGGACCTGGCCACTGGGCAGACCTTGCGCGGCACCTGGCTGAACAACAAGATCAGCAAACACCCGGACACCACCAACGCGGTGGACGGTGTGCAACTGCCCAACTGGGACGGTTTCATGAAGCTCGCCGCCGGCTGCTACGAGCTCTGCGGACTGGGCTACATTGGCGTGGACATGGTACTGGACCAGGACAAGGGCCCGCTGATCCTCGAACTGAACGCCCGCCCCGGCCTGAACATCCAGATCGCCAACGACTGCGGCCTGACCCTGCGCACCCATGCCGTCGAGGCACACATTGCCGAGATGGAAGCCAAGGGCGTGAAGGAGACAGTGGAAGAACGCGTGCGCTTCGCCCAGGAGCTGTTCGGACACGTGCAGCCAAAGGAAGTCTGAGGCGCCCTGCCCCATGAAAAAGCCCGGCGATTGCCGGGCTTTTTCATGGGTGCGAGGTGTAGCCCCCCGGCTCAGCACACCACAGCCGCGAATGTAGGGCGTATAACGTTCGACGTTATACGCCGTTTGCCCCTGGTTCCCGCCTACACGGAGAT of the Pseudomonas sp. PSE14 genome contains:
- a CDS encoding ATP-dependent zinc protease produces the protein MRIKPTALLLLSIVLFSGVSAAAGKTVYGLNEYARIDDLSLELAAKLDTGAKTASLSARDIKRFKRDGETWVRFYLATDTADSQPIEKPLARISKIKRRHGDYDPDEGKDYTARPVIELDVCMGKVRRTIEVNLTDRSAFQYPLLIGSDALKRFGALVDPSLKYAAGKPGCQPVAKPAE
- a CDS encoding inactive transglutaminase family protein → MRSLTLHLKVLIAILLTLGVAITAYQIFILGIPMTEAETDDLWNIDAKVEFVATPKTPVKVQMFVPPLSQNYVSLNESFVSNNYGVGINRADGNRKVTWSSRRASGQQTLYYRLVLTKRYTGAAGEKPKEKGPIFRDSLPLEGPEKIAAEALIAPIRQHSADVETFVSEAIKRANNLNDDNVKLLLAGDTSLEKRSHVVETLLAVAHVPLERVHTIRLVANQPQQPELWLRSFNGKEWLYFNPETGERGLPADRLIWWLGDESLLSIEGGKKAQVNFSLNSSEMNAIRLAKLSDENTDAAFLEYSLYGLPLSTQQTFQIMIMIPFGVLVILVLRNLIGIQTLGTFTPVLIALAFRETGLQWGIGLFTVITALGLSLRSYLEHLKLQMLPRLSVVLTFVVVMIAAISLLSHKLGFESGLSVALFPMVILTMSIERLSITWEERGAAHAMKAAIGTLVAAALAHILMRIPELVYFVFTFPAVLLILVAFMLAMGRYRGYRLTELFRFKAFLKD
- a CDS encoding alpha-L-glutamate ligase-like protein translates to MFGLIKRWKALSALGIMGINRRNADYVLKYNQRHLYPIVDDKIITKQRAIEAGIHVPEMYGIISTEKEIERLPEIIGDRNDFVIKPAQGAGGDGILVIADRFEGRYKTVSGRIISHEEIEHQLSSILTGLYSLGGHRDRALIEYRVTPDPIFKSISYEGVPDIRIIVLMGYPVMAMLRLPTRQSNGKANLHQGAIGVGVDLATGQTLRGTWLNNKISKHPDTTNAVDGVQLPNWDGFMKLAAGCYELCGLGYIGVDMVLDQDKGPLILELNARPGLNIQIANDCGLTLRTHAVEAHIAEMEAKGVKETVEERVRFAQELFGHVQPKEV